One genomic window of Microbacterium testaceum StLB037 includes the following:
- a CDS encoding DUF5684 domain-containing protein, whose amino-acid sequence MNDSTGVILGLSTAVLFVIVYVWYALALAALFAKTGERSWKAWIPFVNLATILKLGGFSPWLILLNLVPLFGGIAFIIVFIVAVHRVSVGFDRGAGTTVLGVLLQVVWASVLGFGSARWAGPDASRSRAIDENSAPVRRGQDFAGPYVPLVGGWTPEPPAAQDAEPSSEPVVLPFAAPSGSLADAVPSSVDWAPSRSGDTSPPQEARPPRSEDRTPDAAPPTSVFDVLDALRADAEESGARRSTAEAAPAISDAEDNGFQPTVPLTPGLPLRGRGFPVATTPSTEAEDGRDAGSGAEVLSEPEPWTPPRRADAPAPVAEVPLTRPAVDPDAEVDPPAPAPQPEEFPELSEAVSAVSGAPDAGAPRSARTSVAALYTQPEFASDLDGDDDLDALDRTVVARRRRIPWALVPPSGDPVELTSSVVIVGRRPAADSAFPDAQLIAITDETRTVSKTHARLQLRGDTWFVTDLDSTNGVLFATLMGTEIEAPPGEEIEAGERFFLGDAEVRLSRRDA is encoded by the coding sequence ATGAACGATTCCACGGGAGTCATCCTCGGGCTGTCCACCGCCGTCCTCTTCGTCATCGTGTACGTCTGGTACGCCCTCGCGCTGGCGGCCCTGTTCGCCAAGACGGGGGAGAGGTCGTGGAAGGCGTGGATCCCGTTCGTCAACCTCGCCACGATTCTCAAGCTCGGCGGCTTCTCGCCCTGGCTCATCCTCCTGAACCTGGTTCCGCTGTTCGGCGGGATCGCCTTCATCATCGTCTTCATCGTCGCGGTGCACCGCGTCAGCGTCGGTTTCGACCGCGGGGCCGGCACGACGGTGCTCGGGGTGCTGCTCCAGGTCGTCTGGGCGAGCGTGCTGGGCTTCGGCTCCGCGCGCTGGGCGGGGCCCGATGCCTCCCGGTCGCGCGCGATCGACGAGAACTCCGCGCCTGTGCGCCGCGGGCAGGACTTCGCCGGCCCGTACGTGCCCCTCGTCGGCGGATGGACGCCGGAGCCGCCCGCCGCCCAGGACGCGGAGCCCTCCTCGGAACCCGTCGTCCTCCCGTTCGCGGCCCCGTCCGGTTCGCTCGCCGACGCGGTGCCCTCGTCGGTCGACTGGGCCCCGTCCCGCAGCGGGGACACGTCTCCGCCGCAGGAGGCCCGTCCTCCCCGCTCCGAGGACAGGACTCCGGATGCCGCGCCCCCGACGTCCGTGTTCGACGTGCTCGACGCTCTGCGCGCGGACGCGGAGGAGTCCGGCGCTCGCCGCAGCACGGCCGAGGCGGCGCCCGCCATCTCGGATGCCGAGGACAACGGGTTCCAGCCGACGGTTCCTCTGACGCCGGGGCTTCCCCTGCGCGGTCGCGGGTTCCCCGTCGCGACCACTCCCTCGACGGAGGCCGAAGACGGGCGTGACGCGGGTTCCGGCGCCGAGGTTCTCTCGGAGCCCGAGCCGTGGACGCCCCCGCGACGCGCCGACGCGCCCGCGCCGGTCGCGGAGGTGCCGCTCACTCGTCCCGCGGTCGACCCTGACGCCGAGGTGGATCCGCCCGCGCCCGCGCCCCAGCCCGAGGAGTTCCCGGAACTCTCCGAGGCGGTGTCGGCGGTTTCGGGTGCCCCGGATGCCGGTGCCCCCCGATCGGCGCGCACGTCGGTCGCCGCGCTCTACACGCAGCCGGAGTTCGCTTCCGACCTCGACGGCGACGACGACCTCGATGCGCTGGACCGGACCGTGGTGGCCCGACGTCGTCGCATCCCGTGGGCGCTCGTCCCGCCCAGCGGCGATCCCGTCGAGCTCACCTCCTCCGTGGTCATCGTGGGTCGACGGCCCGCGGCGGACAGCGCATTCCCCGACGCGCAGCTCATCGCGATCACGGATGAGACGCGGACGGTCTCCAAGACGCACGCGCGGCTCCAGCTCCGCGGCGACACCTGGTTCGTGACCGACCTGGACTCCACCAACGGCGTCCTGTTCGCCACCCTCATGGGCACAGAGATCGAGGCGCCCCCGGGTGAGGAGATCGAAGCCGGTGAGCGTTTCTTCCTCGGCGACGCGGAGGTGCGCCTGTCCCGGAGGGACGCGTGA
- a CDS encoding transglutaminase domain-containing protein, with translation MTDARHPGRVVAGALYTAVTVVLAAVAAWPIYASWSFVVLVAVSTVTAALVVALVTWRRWGGWIIAAATVLAFLVLAVPLAVPSRLGGPLEILRGIGEASAGVLVAWKDLVTVDLPVGAYRNLLVPALVVFLVGTVITLSLAQRADRRSAGAVVSGLLMAGFGLFFGRTSPSAPLVWGPVSIPAPVETAVGLAAPLSAVLWLAWRARDERIRSLRRTHALAAVAPTVRRSRTDRRRTLAGAGMILVAALATVAVVPWAAADADRRVLRSAAGPERQIAEAVSPLSEYRAMFSDSRVDDVLFRVSGDGALPDRIRVATLDSYDGEIFRSSGTGEGRYVRVPSRLPAADGRAVDAEIEIGDLGGIWMPTAGSLVQAAFAGDRQNQLADRFYYSAEAEAGVQIADGGLVPGDRYRLTATEPTAPDLATLSAPGAPGGVSGGENLRRWVDEHKRGDDGAALAALVQMLRERGYLSHGLAPAAGAAAPKWAADLAGYQVQPSASGHSVARIETMFQRLLDREDDPRAAASGNYVAAVGDDEQFAVAVALVAHQLGFPARVVVGARLTSADPDLPTCEAGACRADDLSAWTEVQGSDGRWVPIDVTPQHEQSPSLEVTEQRDPENVTEVRPDTVDDVVPPAPVQEDNTLNDENRAPDGLDLAWLWPILRVAGFSLLVVLVLFGPFLAIVIAKAVRRRGRRRDPDPRAAIAGGWEEYVDAGVDSGRDLPRSPTRRELAAALGTESGVRLADEADRAVFSSRTVTADEAAAFWRIVDTERRSLTRQRGGWRRLLAAVSLRSFLRFLAPRPTRRRPPHRDERGKRPARRRRDTT, from the coding sequence GTGACGGACGCGAGGCATCCCGGGCGCGTGGTGGCGGGTGCGCTGTACACGGCGGTGACGGTGGTGCTCGCGGCGGTCGCCGCGTGGCCCATCTACGCGTCGTGGTCGTTCGTCGTGCTCGTGGCGGTGTCGACGGTCACCGCAGCCCTGGTGGTGGCGCTCGTGACCTGGCGCCGGTGGGGCGGCTGGATCATCGCCGCCGCCACCGTCCTGGCTTTCCTCGTGCTGGCGGTACCCCTGGCGGTGCCGTCGCGGCTCGGCGGGCCTCTCGAGATCCTGCGCGGGATCGGCGAGGCCTCGGCCGGGGTGCTCGTCGCGTGGAAGGACCTCGTCACGGTGGATCTCCCGGTGGGCGCGTACCGCAATCTGCTCGTCCCCGCGCTCGTGGTCTTCCTCGTCGGGACCGTCATCACCCTCTCCCTCGCCCAGCGCGCCGATCGGCGGTCGGCCGGCGCTGTCGTCAGCGGGCTGCTGATGGCGGGATTCGGCCTGTTCTTCGGGCGTACCTCTCCCAGCGCTCCGCTCGTGTGGGGACCCGTGTCGATCCCGGCCCCCGTCGAGACCGCGGTGGGTCTCGCCGCGCCGCTCTCCGCCGTCCTCTGGCTGGCCTGGCGCGCCCGCGATGAGAGGATCCGCTCGCTCCGGCGCACGCACGCGCTCGCCGCCGTCGCGCCGACCGTGCGGCGCTCCCGCACCGACCGCCGCCGCACCCTCGCCGGAGCGGGCATGATCCTGGTCGCCGCCCTGGCGACCGTCGCCGTCGTACCGTGGGCGGCCGCCGATGCCGATCGCCGCGTCCTGAGGTCGGCCGCGGGGCCGGAGCGCCAGATCGCGGAGGCGGTCAGCCCGCTGTCCGAGTACCGGGCGATGTTCTCCGACTCCCGAGTCGATGACGTGCTGTTCCGCGTGAGCGGGGACGGAGCACTGCCGGATCGCATCCGCGTGGCCACCCTCGATTCCTACGACGGCGAGATCTTCCGCTCCTCGGGCACGGGGGAGGGCCGCTACGTCCGCGTCCCGTCCCGGTTGCCGGCGGCGGATGGTCGAGCCGTCGACGCCGAGATCGAGATCGGCGACCTCGGAGGGATCTGGATGCCGACGGCGGGGAGCCTCGTTCAGGCCGCCTTCGCGGGGGACCGGCAGAACCAACTGGCCGATCGCTTCTACTACAGCGCCGAGGCCGAGGCGGGTGTGCAGATCGCCGACGGCGGACTCGTGCCGGGCGATCGATACCGTCTGACGGCGACGGAGCCGACGGCCCCCGACCTCGCGACGCTCTCCGCCCCCGGCGCCCCCGGAGGGGTGTCCGGTGGGGAGAACCTGCGCCGCTGGGTCGACGAGCACAAGAGGGGCGACGACGGAGCCGCCCTGGCCGCCCTCGTGCAGATGCTCCGCGAACGGGGATATCTGAGCCACGGGCTCGCACCGGCCGCCGGCGCGGCCGCTCCGAAGTGGGCCGCGGACCTCGCCGGCTACCAGGTGCAGCCGAGCGCGTCGGGGCACTCCGTGGCCCGCATCGAGACGATGTTCCAGCGCCTCCTCGACCGAGAGGACGATCCCCGGGCAGCGGCATCCGGAAATTACGTCGCCGCCGTCGGCGACGACGAGCAGTTCGCCGTGGCCGTGGCTCTCGTCGCGCACCAGCTGGGTTTCCCGGCACGCGTCGTGGTCGGCGCGCGGCTCACCTCCGCCGACCCCGATCTTCCGACGTGCGAGGCCGGAGCATGCCGCGCCGATGATCTGAGCGCGTGGACCGAGGTGCAGGGTTCCGACGGCCGGTGGGTTCCCATCGACGTGACCCCGCAGCACGAGCAGTCCCCGAGCCTCGAGGTCACCGAACAGCGCGACCCGGAGAACGTCACCGAGGTGCGGCCCGATACGGTCGACGACGTCGTGCCGCCGGCTCCCGTGCAGGAGGACAACACCCTCAACGACGAGAATCGCGCCCCCGATGGCCTCGATCTCGCCTGGCTGTGGCCGATCCTGCGCGTCGCGGGATTCTCCCTCCTCGTCGTGCTGGTGCTGTTCGGGCCGTTCCTTGCCATCGTGATCGCCAAGGCGGTCCGCCGACGCGGGCGCCGTCGCGATCCGGATCCCCGAGCCGCGATCGCCGGCGGCTGGGAGGAGTACGTGGATGCCGGCGTCGATTCCGGCCGCGATCTCCCGCGCTCGCCCACGCGTCGCGAACTCGCGGCCGCGCTCGGAACGGAGAGCGGCGTGCGCCTCGCCGACGAAGCCGATCGCGCCGTCTTCTCGTCCCGGACGGTCACCGCCGACGAGGCCGCGGCCTTCTGGCGCATCGTCGACACCGAACGCCGAAGCCTCACGCGTCAGCGCGGCGGATGGCGGCGGCTGCTCGCAGCCGTATCGTTGAGATCGTTCCTGCGGTTCCTCGCCCCGCGCCCCACGCGCCGACGGCCGCCGCACCGCGACGAGAGGGGGAAGCGCCCGGCCCGCCGGCGGCGCGACACGACATGA
- a CDS encoding DUF58 domain-containing protein has product MPDVSVTESRLTRTSAGTVGTGSRTSVTSTSTRRARRLVRTVVRAAEAWRATSEAVLTAARWAGRTVRPAGAVVAIAATAGLGLGLVFGWVEWIVAGSAALLLLLMSVPFLFGSRAYAVDLTLARERVVAGHGVTGEIVVRNESTRVALPGRLDIPVGAGLVEFGVPLLRPGHSITETLEVPPLPRGVVTVGPVTTVRSDPVGLLRREHAFDDESELFVHPRTVALPSTSAGLVRDLEGNASRRLVDADMSFHAIREYAPGDSQRQVHWKSTAKTGRLMVRQYEESLRSRMAVVLGAASQEYLDADEYELAVSAAASLGLRAVRDARDIDIVTGSEIPRVVKGRLRAIRHIPTVTPRQMLDGFSALERSDNTMSVSDICRLASESNERLSIAFVVVGSRVPLARVRQAALAFPVDTAVAAVVCDERAHPRMQSIAGLTVLTIGTLDDLSGLLVRGATS; this is encoded by the coding sequence ATGCCCGACGTGAGCGTCACCGAATCGCGGCTGACACGCACCTCCGCCGGCACCGTCGGCACCGGGTCCCGGACCTCGGTCACGTCCACATCGACACGGCGCGCCCGGCGCCTCGTGCGCACGGTCGTCCGCGCCGCCGAGGCGTGGCGTGCGACGAGCGAAGCGGTGCTCACCGCGGCGCGGTGGGCGGGGCGCACCGTTCGTCCGGCGGGCGCCGTCGTGGCGATCGCCGCGACCGCGGGCCTCGGCCTCGGCCTCGTGTTCGGCTGGGTGGAATGGATCGTGGCCGGTAGCGCCGCTCTTCTGCTGCTCCTCATGAGCGTGCCGTTCCTCTTCGGCTCCCGTGCCTACGCGGTCGATCTGACGCTCGCGCGCGAGCGCGTCGTCGCCGGGCACGGCGTGACGGGCGAGATCGTCGTCCGCAACGAGAGCACGCGCGTCGCGCTCCCCGGGCGCCTCGACATCCCCGTGGGGGCGGGGCTCGTCGAGTTCGGTGTGCCGTTGCTGCGCCCCGGGCACAGCATCACCGAGACGTTGGAGGTCCCGCCCCTGCCGCGCGGTGTGGTCACGGTCGGACCCGTCACGACCGTGCGGAGCGATCCCGTCGGGCTGCTGCGCCGCGAGCACGCCTTCGACGACGAGAGCGAGTTGTTCGTCCACCCTCGTACGGTGGCTCTGCCGTCGACGAGCGCCGGTCTCGTGCGCGACCTCGAAGGGAACGCGAGCCGTCGCCTCGTCGACGCCGACATGTCGTTCCACGCGATCCGCGAGTACGCGCCCGGCGACTCGCAGCGCCAGGTGCACTGGAAGTCCACGGCGAAGACCGGCCGGCTCATGGTGCGTCAGTACGAGGAATCCCTCCGCTCCCGTATGGCCGTCGTCCTCGGCGCCGCATCGCAGGAGTACCTCGACGCCGACGAGTACGAGCTCGCCGTGTCCGCCGCGGCCTCTCTCGGGCTGCGGGCCGTTCGCGACGCGCGGGACATCGACATCGTCACAGGTTCCGAGATCCCGCGCGTGGTGAAGGGACGGCTGCGCGCGATCCGTCATATCCCGACGGTCACCCCGCGGCAGATGCTCGACGGGTTCAGCGCCCTCGAGCGCTCCGACAACACCATGTCGGTCTCGGACATCTGCCGCCTGGCATCCGAGTCCAACGAACGACTCTCGATCGCGTTCGTCGTCGTCGGCTCCCGCGTGCCCCTCGCGCGCGTACGCCAGGCCGCGCTCGCCTTCCCCGTCGACACCGCCGTGGCGGCCGTCGTGTGCGACGAGCGTGCGCACCCGCGCATGCAGAGCATCGCCGGGCTGACGGTGCTCACCATCGGCACGCTCGACGACCTCTCCGGCCTCCTCGTGCGCGGAGCGACGTCGTGA
- a CDS encoding AAA family ATPase, which yields MTITQEQATWFAQTFSQIADNVERAVLGKRHVVELVLTAMLSDGHVLLEDVPGTGKTSLARAVAQSVQGTNTRIQFTPDLLPGDITGITVYDQKTGRFEFHAGPIFANIVLADEINRASPKTQSALLEVMEEGRVTIDGVSREVGVPFLVLATQNPVEQAGTYRLPEAQLDRFLLRTSLGYPDHAATVRILGGAAIATGDLRAIITPQALVGMADLTATVYVDALVLDYIARLVDATRSADEVRLGVSIRGALALTRATRTRAAAQGRTYATPDDVKALAVAVLSHRLILHPEAEFDGVTAEAVIGQVLLDVAPPTQRESERAR from the coding sequence ATGACGATCACCCAGGAGCAGGCCACCTGGTTCGCGCAGACGTTCTCGCAGATCGCCGACAACGTCGAGCGCGCCGTGCTCGGCAAGCGGCACGTCGTCGAGCTGGTGCTCACCGCGATGCTCAGCGACGGGCACGTCCTGCTCGAAGACGTTCCGGGCACGGGCAAGACCTCGCTGGCCCGCGCCGTCGCTCAGTCGGTCCAGGGGACGAACACCCGCATCCAGTTCACCCCCGACCTGCTTCCGGGCGACATCACGGGCATCACCGTCTACGACCAGAAGACCGGTCGCTTCGAGTTCCACGCCGGGCCGATCTTCGCCAACATCGTCCTGGCCGACGAGATCAACCGCGCGAGCCCGAAGACCCAGTCCGCGCTGCTCGAGGTCATGGAAGAGGGTCGCGTCACCATCGACGGCGTCTCGCGAGAGGTGGGCGTCCCCTTCCTCGTCCTGGCGACGCAGAACCCCGTGGAGCAGGCCGGCACGTACCGTCTCCCCGAGGCCCAGCTCGACCGCTTCCTCCTGCGGACCTCGCTCGGCTACCCCGACCACGCGGCGACGGTGCGCATCCTCGGCGGCGCCGCCATCGCGACCGGGGACCTGCGCGCCATCATCACGCCGCAGGCGCTCGTCGGAATGGCCGACCTCACCGCCACCGTCTACGTCGACGCGCTCGTCCTCGACTACATCGCCCGACTGGTGGATGCCACCCGCTCCGCCGACGAAGTCCGCCTCGGCGTCAGCATCCGCGGCGCCCTCGCGCTCACCCGGGCCACGCGTACCCGCGCCGCCGCGCAGGGGCGGACCTACGCCACCCCCGACGACGTCAAGGCGCTCGCCGTGGCGGTGCTGTCGCACCGGCTCATCCTCCACCCCGAGGCCGAGTTCGACGGCGTCACCGCCGAGGCGGTCATCGGCCAGGTGCTCCTCGACGTCGCCCCGCCGACGCAGCGCGAGAGCGAACGCGCGCGATGA